One genomic region from Halomicrobium zhouii encodes:
- a CDS encoding ArsR/SmtB family transcription factor, whose protein sequence is MSQSQLVGIEASRDQTETTALTEDAEIGSLLEALEDGDCRTILAATSDGALTVTEIVDDHDIAQSTAYRKVELLVDAGLLEEELRFRGSGSHVRTYTCRVVDVALSVDGETGVELSLTRTANDDPFSTPVPRY, encoded by the coding sequence ATGAGCCAGTCGCAGCTAGTTGGAATCGAGGCGAGCCGGGACCAGACCGAAACCACCGCGCTGACCGAGGACGCCGAGATCGGGTCGCTCCTCGAAGCGCTGGAGGACGGAGACTGCCGAACGATCCTGGCGGCGACCAGCGACGGCGCGCTGACCGTCACCGAGATCGTCGACGACCACGACATCGCGCAATCGACTGCCTACCGGAAGGTCGAGCTGCTCGTCGACGCCGGCCTCCTCGAAGAGGAACTTCGCTTCCGTGGGTCCGGGAGTCACGTGCGCACGTACACCTGCCGCGTCGTCGACGTCGCCCTCTCGGTTGACGGGGAGACGGGCGTCGAACTCTCTCTCACTCGTACCGCGAACGACGACCCCTTTTCGACCCCCGTTCCCCGGTACTGA
- a CDS encoding amino acid ABC transporter permease — MAESTAGGSMADRARLRVGTRSRRSLAKFVVGVAFWAWVVLRWLNDWAGGLVVPRQQPFVPPSLFTGLANAVPDVVPFVAGALRSVAFAVEFLPALVDAFWLTIVLTGVATVLGFFIAVPLAGARVYGRLSAWLALGYVELFRGTPLLAQLFVLYYGLPWLPAFFRELPLVGAGFVPGQAVFVAILGFTLNSAAYQAEYIRGAVESVDPGQLLAARSVGLSRIQGIRFVVFPQALRYAIPGWTNELVYLIKYSSLAAFITVPELFQAAQGIASTNYRYTALFVLSGLLYLALVVTATTLMEYVGDVVSVPGVSGTGSR, encoded by the coding sequence ATGGCTGAATCGACGGCGGGCGGTTCGATGGCCGACCGGGCTCGCCTGCGCGTCGGGACGCGGAGCCGGCGCTCGCTCGCGAAGTTCGTCGTCGGCGTCGCGTTCTGGGCCTGGGTCGTCCTCCGGTGGCTCAACGACTGGGCGGGCGGCCTCGTCGTCCCACGCCAGCAGCCGTTCGTCCCGCCGTCGCTGTTCACGGGCCTCGCGAACGCCGTCCCGGACGTCGTCCCGTTCGTCGCCGGCGCGCTCCGGTCGGTCGCCTTCGCCGTCGAGTTCCTGCCGGCGCTCGTGGACGCCTTCTGGCTGACCATCGTCCTGACCGGCGTCGCCACCGTTCTGGGGTTCTTCATCGCCGTCCCGCTCGCCGGCGCGCGCGTCTACGGCCGCCTCAGTGCGTGGCTGGCGCTGGGCTACGTGGAACTGTTCCGTGGGACGCCACTGCTCGCCCAGCTGTTCGTCCTCTACTACGGGCTCCCGTGGCTGCCCGCGTTCTTCCGCGAGCTTCCGTTGGTCGGCGCCGGGTTCGTCCCGGGACAGGCGGTCTTCGTCGCTATCCTCGGGTTCACACTCAACAGCGCGGCCTACCAGGCCGAGTACATCCGCGGCGCCGTCGAGAGCGTCGACCCCGGACAGCTCCTGGCCGCCCGCTCGGTCGGTCTCTCCCGGATCCAGGGGATCCGGTTCGTCGTCTTCCCGCAGGCGCTCCGGTACGCCATCCCCGGCTGGACGAACGAGCTCGTCTACCTCATCAAGTACTCCTCGCTCGCGGCGTTCATCACGGTGCCCGAACTGTTCCAGGCGGCCCAGGGCATCGCTTCGACGAACTACCGCTACACGGCGCTGTTCGTCCTCTCCGGCCTGCTCTACCTCGCCCTCGTCGTCACGGCCACCACCCTGATGGAGTACGTCGGCGACGTCGTCTCGGTCCCCGGCGTCAGCGGGACCGGGAGTCGATAG
- a CDS encoding amino acid ABC transporter ATP-binding protein gives MSDDALLRVTDLHKRFGDEEVLKGVSFEMAPQDVQVLIGPSGSGKSTLLRCVNRLTDYEQGEIVLDGTPTSEMDENDLRRQVGMVFQDFNLFAHRTAKGNVTLGLRQVLGLSKEEADSRAMAQLEQVGLADQADSYPAELSGGQQQRVGIARALAMDPKLLLFDEPTSALDPELIGEVLGVMRDLADEGMTMLCVTHEMGFARQAATDIMFLDGGTIVEHGPPDKLFEDPERERTGQFLERLTSLHGDDG, from the coding sequence ATGAGCGACGACGCCCTGCTCCGGGTCACGGACCTCCACAAGCGCTTTGGCGACGAGGAGGTGCTGAAGGGCGTCTCCTTCGAGATGGCGCCACAGGACGTCCAGGTGCTCATCGGCCCCTCCGGATCCGGGAAGTCGACGCTCCTGCGGTGTGTCAACCGCCTCACCGACTACGAGCAGGGCGAAATCGTCCTCGACGGGACGCCCACCAGCGAGATGGACGAGAACGACCTGCGCCGGCAGGTCGGGATGGTGTTCCAGGACTTCAATCTGTTCGCCCACCGCACGGCGAAGGGGAACGTCACGCTGGGCCTCCGGCAGGTGCTCGGGCTGTCGAAGGAGGAGGCCGACTCGCGCGCGATGGCCCAGCTCGAACAGGTCGGCCTCGCCGACCAGGCAGATTCCTATCCCGCGGAACTGTCCGGGGGCCAGCAGCAACGGGTCGGCATCGCCCGCGCGCTCGCGATGGACCCGAAGCTGTTGCTGTTCGACGAGCCGACGTCGGCGCTCGACCCGGAACTCATCGGCGAGGTGCTGGGCGTCATGCGCGACCTCGCCGACGAGGGGATGACGATGCTGTGTGTCACCCACGAGATGGGGTTCGCCCGGCAGGCAGCGACGGACATCATGTTCCTCGACGGCGGCACCATCGTCGAACACGGGCCGCCCGACAAACTGTTCGAGGACCCTGAACGCGAACGCACCGGCCAGTTCCTCGAACGCCTGACCAGCCTCCACGGGGACGATGGCTGA
- a CDS encoding amino acid ABC transporter permease — protein sequence MPCPVPVPGGLSADWQYVLENACYLGDGLAVTIELTVVSLLVGFAAGLPAGVVEVYGHRSDSRPVRWASGLVRNAGVVLRGTPIVVIIMLAYFAAGISPAFLAATVSLGFRSAAYQAQIFRGAIESVDRGQMEAARAVGLSKLQSIRHVVLPQALRRSVPGFQNEVTIVLKDTSIAFAIGLAELLTNSYDLFQSIGHTTAIFEVILFVSGLYFVLTFSANRALEALNDAVAIPGGERG from the coding sequence ATGCCGTGCCCAGTACCGGTCCCGGGCGGACTCTCCGCGGACTGGCAGTACGTGCTGGAGAACGCGTGTTACCTCGGTGACGGGCTGGCGGTCACGATAGAGCTGACGGTCGTCAGCCTCCTCGTCGGCTTCGCCGCGGGGCTCCCGGCCGGCGTCGTCGAGGTGTACGGCCACCGGTCCGACAGTCGCCCGGTCCGCTGGGCGTCCGGTCTCGTCCGGAACGCGGGCGTCGTCCTCCGCGGCACCCCCATCGTCGTCATCATCATGCTCGCGTACTTCGCCGCCGGCATCTCGCCGGCGTTCCTCGCGGCGACGGTCTCGCTCGGGTTCCGTAGCGCCGCCTACCAGGCCCAGATCTTCCGGGGCGCCATCGAGAGCGTGGACCGGGGCCAGATGGAGGCCGCCCGCGCCGTCGGCCTCTCGAAGCTCCAGTCCATCCGGCACGTCGTACTCCCGCAGGCGCTCCGGCGGAGCGTCCCGGGCTTCCAGAACGAGGTCACCATCGTGCTCAAAGACACGTCGATCGCCTTCGCTATCGGGCTCGCCGAACTGCTGACGAACAGCTACGACCTCTTCCAGTCCATCGGCCACACGACGGCCATCTTCGAGGTCATCCTCTTCGTCAGCGGCCTCTACTTCGTCCTCACGTTCTCGGCGAACCGGGCGCTCGAAGCGCTCAACGACGCCGTCGCGATCCCGGGAGGTGAACGCGGATGA